One Xenopus tropicalis strain Nigerian chromosome 8, UCB_Xtro_10.0, whole genome shotgun sequence genomic window carries:
- the bag5 gene encoding BAG family molecular chaperone regulator 5 isoform X1, with the protein MDMGNQHASVTALQEIQKKVKEIEQQVVTFSGLKSDPTYKKLEKDLTKQLFEIESIETEGKGNILQAQKKATEETERVLKELEQNATHPCRLEIEKIFSETQSLVALHTTQFSGEGQRTDEFEEGIQNILKRLTQVKTEGKIPLRKARYRTLTKVLAIQEILESSSKQQVLSLPLSAEAHPTVSKINSIMCDVNKARCSLIALLAGVNDNETYRHLSCTLTGLIANLDALDVSGHTDIREYRKEVVKEINSLLKYLDLEDEAELGSAYDLGQNQSIVKIEEIRKEAAKIKNSLLEVQQHMSDIYMGTKSELQGLIASLDEVSVGRNPCIREARRRAVVEVQTVITYIDLKEALEKRQSLPEHTVSEPPCYIAVWTVFGHLSELQKEVLFFDGKRADKNYMRLEEFITKQLLALDAIDSQDGRTKAARKQAVKLANNILGYLDMKTDEWEY; encoded by the coding sequence ATGGATATGGGTAATCAACATGCTTCAGTCACAGCTCTTCAAGAAATACAGAAGAAGGTCAAAGAGATTGAACAACAAGTGGTGACATTTAGTGGTCTAAAGAGTGACCCAACTTATAAAAAGCTTGAAAAAGATTTAACTAAACAGTTATTTGAAATAGAATCTATTGAGACAGAGGGAAAAGGAAACATTCTACAAGCCCAAAAGAAAGCTACTGAAGAGACAGAAAGAGTTTTAAAGGAACTGGAGCAGAATGCAACCCATCCTTGCAGACTTGAGATCGAAAAGATCTTTAGTGAAACTCAGAGTTTGGTAGCGCTACATACTACACAATTTAGTGGGGAAGGTCAGAGAACAGATGAATTTGAGGAAGGAATTCAGAATATTTTGAAAAGACTTACTCAAGTAAAAACCGAGGGAAAGATCCCTCTAAGAAAAGCTAGGTACCGAACTTTAACTAAAGTTCTTGCCATTCAAGAAATTTTAGAAAGCTCTTCTAAACAACAAGtactttctctccctctctctgctgAGGCACATCCAACAGTTTCTAAAATTAACTCAATTATGTGTGATGTGAACAAAGCCAGATGCAGTCTCATAGCTCTTCTAGCTGGCGTCAATGACAATGAAACATACAGGCATTTATCTTGCACTCTTACTGGATTAATTGCAAACCTGGATGCTCTGGATGTTTCTGGCCACACAGACATAAGAGAGTATCGCAAAGAAGTTGTTAAGGAAATCAACAGTTTGCTGAAATATTTGGATTTAGAGGATGAAGCTGAGTTGGGAAGTGCTTATGACTTGGGCCAAAACCAGTCAATTGTAAAAATAGAAGAGATTCGCAAAGAAGCAGCAAAAATAAAGAACAGTCTTTTAGAAGTGCAGCAGCATATGTCTGACATCTATATGGGTACAAAGTCAGAGCTGCAGGGCCTCATAGCTAGCTTGGATGAAGTTAGTGTAGGGAGGAATCCTTGCATTCGTGAAGCTAGAAGACGAGCTGTAGTTGAGGTCCAAACTGTCATCACCTACATTGATCTAAAAGAAGCTCTCGAAAAGCGCCAGAGTTTACCAGAACACACAGTCTCAGAGCCTCCATGTTATATAGCTGTATGGACTGTCTTTGGACATTTATCTGAACTTCAAAAGGAAGTCCTCTTCTTTGATGGGAAGAGAGCTGATAAAAATTATATGAGATTAGAAGAATTTATTACTAAACAATTGCTGGCTCTTGATGCCATTGATTCACAGGATGGCCGTACAAAGGCTGCAAGAAAACAAGCTGTGAAGCTTGCAAATAATATCCTTGGATATCTTGATATGAAAACTGATGAATGGGAAtactaa